In the genome of Cryptomeria japonica chromosome 8, Sugi_1.0, whole genome shotgun sequence, one region contains:
- the LOC131027697 gene encoding vegetative cell wall protein gp1-like, which yields MPLPPSHPAPTPPPLPPSVPAPTPPPPDLVKPSQSPFQPKAFQPSTLAEPPFQSLAVQPPTPAEPPLPPPVMAPQPPFQPPPVQPLPSTQTPSPGQPWPLIQPLSPQLPLPTVENCIKLFETVHNAADVDYLIDLLDKVLESLVNKSKKEKTLERSISSETLSDALNGRRRKQTSCSRNIAKRGEGALGGWRVGCCCFLAGPDWSNF from the exons ATGCCCCTGCCCCCGTCCCACCCTGCACCCACACCGCCGCCTCTGCCCCCTTCGGTGCCAGCGCCCACACCCCCGCCTCCGGACCTCGTTAAGCCTTCGCAGTCACCTTTTCAACCTAAAGCTTTTCAGCCATCCACGCTTGCTGAGCCACCTTTTCAATCGCTAGCTGTTCAGCCTCCGACGCCTGCTGAGCCGCCGCTGCCGCCCCCGGTTATGGCTCCGCAGCCACCATTTCAACCGCCACCTGTTCAGCCATTGCCGTCAACTCAGACACCGTCTCCAGGTCAACCATGGCCACTTATACAGCCGCTGTCGCCTCAGCTGCCGCTACCCACGGTGGAAAACTGCATCAAGCTTTTTGAAACCGTCCACAATGCAGCCGACGTTGATTATTTGATCGATCTCCTGGACAAGGTCTTGGAGTCTCTTGTAAACAAG TCAAAAAAAGAAAAGACGTTAGAGAGAAGCATTAGTTCAGAAACATTATCAGATGCACTGAACG GGAGACGAAGGAAACAGACAAGTTGTAGCAGGAATATTGCAAAGCGTGGGGAAGGTGCATTGGGTGGTTGGAGGGTTGGCTGTTGTTGCTTTCTTGCTGGACCAGATTGGTCAAATTTCTGA
- the LOC131027660 gene encoding disease resistance protein RPV1, with protein MVKLSGHIRKLNYDMPQEDKILSEAITLIVEGSMMCASQLKSRTLFRFLKASVDSKSLATLQLKINQTYQDLTLRVAIEIQHQQPIAFPPWKPIYPDYAMGIEEQKKQVMKLLDLESETMSPLAVVIYGFGGIGKTTLATAVIAGLDIKDHNYSGVEIKEDRSRNDIICMQQQILKDAFPAYTNDRNVTLRNSAEGRDHLTSAFQAQGNKPVFLFIDNALRAEDLQELFPKRLAGLPNRSRIVLTTRNLGVTDMLLDAGLERREHRVGTLPDKEAIQILLKDDLHNTINSDNLKKILQICDGIPLVLEIVGARLRKQNYMIDRCTQIFEALEKGEDIKGENLSQRLVTSVYNDLEVSTRESFLDICCFFANWIRRDVEYILGAEDITLLEEAALMKTSDKDELIVHDIIRAKGRSLSKSNRIMDMQSWLEVAHDDQKLKQIKGVWLGKEESESGNEIDEKQLHSLKNSLRVLGLESQIKVSRSGQKPSKFKELRFLRLGGDISALWPANLESLERLTAFHDPVFKDGVTLYQLPKKLRVMRATAESHFEEAKPTKISTNSSLEELDLKDLKSLQKLPEKLDHLTGLKFLILDQWDKIQELPKQVCGLPSLCRLSICGGNSLRNLPNSFGQLNSLQELILTSCKQLEELPSTFGNLRSLKHLCLAECVSLKELPSSFGKLSSLELLNLDGCLNLEKFPPSFWELVSLKHLDLSYCMELKGLPSGLGKLNSLNVLSLFGCKKLEDLASNIGELPSLKKLDLRGCRNLRECPDTNETRTHRFATGSCGASLKHTLNNILSLENVSQF; from the exons ATGGTTAAGCTTTCTGGGCATATAAGAAAGTTGAATTATGATATGCCTCAAGAGGACAAGATATTGAGTGAGGCGATTACATTGATTGTTGAAGGATCCATGATGTGCGCTTCTCAATTAAAGTCCAGAACACTTTTCCG GTTTTTGAAGGCTTCTGTGGACTCCAAAAGCTTGGCTACTCTACAATTGAAAATTAATCAAACGTATCAGGATCTTACATTGAGAGTAGCGATAGAAATACAACATCAGCAGCCTATTGCCTTCCCTCCCTGGAAGCCCATTTATCCAGATTATGCAA TGGGCATCGAAGAGCAGAAGAAACAAGTAATGAAGTTGCTGGACTTGGAAAGCGAAACCATGTCACCATTGGCCGTGGTTATTTATGGATTTGGGGGCATAGGAAAGACCACCCTCGCCACTGCTGTTATTGCAGGCTTAGATATCAAGGATCACAACTACTCAGGAGTCGAAATTAAAGAAGACCGCTCCAGGAATGACATAATATGTATGCAGCAACAAATATTGAAAGACGCTTTCCCAGCATATACTAATGACAGAAATGTAACATTGAGAAATAGTGCAGAGGGTCGGGATCACCTCACCAGCGCTTTCCAAGCCCAAGGAAACAAGCCAGTATTCCTGTTTATTGACAACGCTCTTCGGGCAGAAGACTTGCAAGAGCTTTTCCCAAAACGCTTAGCAGGCCTTCCGAATCGGAGTAGAATAGTGCTCACAACTCGAAATCTGGGTGTGACGGATATGCTCCTAGACGCGGGCCTTGAACGTCGTGAACATCGTGTGGGTACTCTCCCCGACAAAGAGGCGATTCAAATTTTGCTAAAAGATGATCTTCATAATACAATCAACAGCGATAACTTGAAAAAAATCCTGCAGATTTGTGATGGGATTCCGTTAGTGTTAGAAATTGTTGGTGCTCGTTTGCGCAAGCAGAATTACATGATAGACAGATGTACGCAAATATTTGAAGCTCTGGAGAAAGGAGAGGATATCAAAGGAGAAAATCTGAGCCAACGTCTGGTGACTTCCGTATATAATGATCTGGAAGTATCTACACGCGAATCGTTTTTGGATATTTGCTGCTTCTTTGCTAACTGGATTCGCCGTGATGTGGAGTACATTTTGGGAGCTGAGGACATCACTCTTCTCGAGGAGGCGGCTTTGATGAAGACATCAGACAAAGACGAGTTGATTGTCCACGACATCATTAGAGCAAAAGGGCGAAGCTTGTCTAAAAGCAATAGAATTATGGATATGCAGTCCTGGCTGGAAGTTGCACACGACGATCAA AAGCTCAAGCAAATCAAAGGAGTTTGGCTCGGTAAGGAGGAATCTGAATCTGGTAATGAAATTGATGAGAAGCAATTACATTCATTGAAAAATTCGTTGAGAGTTCTAGGTTTGGAAAGCCAGATAAAAGTGTCAAGATCAGGCCAAAAACCATCTAAATTTAAGGAACTCAGATTTCTCCGACTGGGTGGCGACATTTCTGCTCTATGGCCAGCGAATTTAGAGTCGCTTGAGCGATTGACTGCGTTCCATGACCCTGTCTTCAAAGATGGTGTGACTTTGTATCAG CTACCCAAGAAGCTACGGGTAATGAGAGCCACTGCAGAGTCTCACTTCGAGGAAGCCAAGCCCACCAAAATCAGCACAAATTCTTCCTTAGAGGAATTGGATTTAAAAGACCTTAAAAGTCTACAGAAGTTACCCGAAAAGCTGGATCACTTAACTGGCCTCAAGTTTTTGATACTAGATCAATGGGATAAAATTCAAGAGCTACCTAAGCAGGTATGTGGGCTGCCTTCATTATGCAGATTGAGCATTTGTGGTGGTAATTCCTTGAGAAATCTGCCAAACTCGTTCGGACAATTAAATTCTTTACAGGAATTGATATTAACAAGCTGTAAGCAACTGGAAGAATTGCCCTCAACTTTTGGAAACCTGAGATCTCTGAAACATTTGTGTTTAGCAGAGTGTGTTAGCCTAAAAGAATTGCCTTCGAGTTTCGGGAAACTAAGCTCTTTGGAGCTCTTGAATTTAGATGGCTGCTTGAACTTGGAAAAATTCCCTCCCAGCTTTTGGGAACTCGTCTCTTTAAAACATTTAGATTTAAgttattgcatggaattgaaagGCTTGCCCTCCGGTCTAGGAAAACTCAATTCGCTAAATGTCTTGAGTTTATTCGGTTGTAAGAAATTAGAAGATCTGGCATCCAACATTGGGGAACTTCCATCACTTAAAAAATTAGATTTAAGAGGATGTCGCAATTTGAGAGAATGTCCTGACACGAACGAAACAAGAACTCACCGTTTTGCTACGGGATCATGTGGGGCAAGTCTTAAACACACATTAAATAACATATTAAGCttagagaatgtcagtcaatttTGA